A stretch of Kaistella flava (ex Peng et al. 2021) DNA encodes these proteins:
- a CDS encoding thiamine pyrophosphate-dependent enzyme yields MEIIKKEIVSQEILLKAFGHMMTAKATADVYEENRNICKYVHSTSRGHEAIQLATAYQLTKEDWVSPYYRDESMLLGMGFEPYQLMLQLLAKADDPFSGGRSYYSHPSSREENLPKIIHQSSATGMQAIPTTGVAQGIKYIQEFKLKEYENNPVVVCSFGDNSITEGEVSEAFQFAALHQLPIIFLVQDNEWGISVTKEEARTSDAYDFAAGFVGLNRMKVDGTDFEASFEAMKKAVDFVRTERKPMLVCASTVLIGHHTSGVRREFYRDEEDLEKHRAKDPGNILRKRLLEEGTDEDLLKQIEKKARLEVEQAFQKAIAAEDPKPQSVEDHVFAPTSITEEVGQREGENPEKIVMVDAAIHAIQEIMWKHPEALLYGQDVGERIGGVFRETVTLGKKFGNKRVFNTPIQEAYIIGSTVGMSAVGLKPIVEVQFADYIYPGINQLITEVSKSCYLSNGKFPVSNIIRVPIGAYGGGGPYHSGSVESILANIKGIKVAYPSNAADFKGLLKAAFYDPNPVVMLEHKGLYWSKVPGTEDAKTIEPAEDYILPFGKGNITLEADQSETEKGTTILIVTYGMGIYWAKEAAKNFEGRVEIIDLRTLIPLDEKLVFERAKLHGKCLVLTEEQLNNSFAEAFAHRISKECFRYLDAPVEAMGSLNLPAVPINLVLEKEMLPNAEKLTKKIQEILTH; encoded by the coding sequence ATGGAGATTATTAAAAAAGAAATTGTTTCTCAAGAGATATTGCTGAAAGCGTTTGGTCACATGATGACTGCAAAAGCAACTGCAGATGTTTATGAAGAAAACCGAAATATTTGCAAATACGTACACTCTACATCCCGCGGTCACGAAGCGATTCAGCTCGCCACCGCTTACCAGTTAACAAAAGAAGACTGGGTTTCCCCTTATTACCGCGACGAAAGTATGTTGCTCGGAATGGGTTTTGAACCGTATCAGTTAATGCTTCAGTTATTGGCAAAAGCAGATGATCCTTTTTCGGGTGGTCGTTCTTATTATTCTCATCCATCGAGTCGCGAAGAAAATTTACCTAAAATAATTCACCAAAGTTCCGCAACTGGAATGCAGGCAATTCCTACGACAGGAGTTGCGCAGGGAATAAAATATATTCAGGAATTTAAACTAAAAGAATACGAAAATAATCCTGTTGTAGTTTGCAGTTTTGGAGATAACTCAATCACAGAAGGTGAAGTTTCAGAGGCTTTTCAGTTTGCAGCACTTCATCAGTTACCAATAATTTTCTTGGTTCAGGATAATGAATGGGGAATTTCTGTAACTAAAGAAGAAGCAAGAACTTCTGACGCTTATGATTTCGCCGCAGGATTTGTCGGTCTTAACAGAATGAAAGTGGACGGAACTGATTTTGAAGCCAGTTTCGAAGCCATGAAAAAAGCCGTCGATTTTGTAAGAACAGAAAGAAAACCAATGTTGGTTTGTGCAAGTACCGTTCTTATCGGACATCACACTTCCGGCGTTCGACGAGAATTTTATCGGGACGAAGAAGATTTAGAAAAGCACCGCGCAAAAGATCCCGGAAATATTTTAAGAAAAAGATTATTAGAAGAAGGCACCGACGAAGATCTTTTAAAACAAATAGAAAAGAAAGCCAGATTAGAAGTTGAGCAGGCCTTTCAAAAAGCCATTGCAGCAGAAGATCCAAAACCACAATCAGTAGAAGATCACGTCTTCGCTCCTACTTCAATTACGGAAGAAGTTGGACAAAGAGAAGGAGAAAATCCGGAAAAAATTGTGATGGTTGATGCCGCAATTCATGCCATTCAGGAAATCATGTGGAAACATCCGGAAGCATTACTTTACGGACAAGATGTCGGTGAACGAATTGGTGGTGTTTTCAGAGAAACGGTTACTTTAGGAAAGAAGTTCGGGAACAAAAGAGTTTTCAATACACCGATTCAGGAAGCTTATATAATTGGTTCTACGGTTGGAATGAGCGCAGTTGGTTTAAAACCGATTGTCGAAGTTCAGTTCGCCGATTATATTTATCCTGGAATTAATCAACTGATTACCGAGGTTTCAAAATCATGTTATTTAAGCAATGGAAAATTTCCGGTGAGCAATATTATCCGTGTTCCGATTGGTGCTTACGGCGGTGGCGGACCTTATCACAGCGGAAGTGTCGAAAGTATTTTAGCCAATATTAAAGGAATTAAAGTGGCTTATCCAAGCAATGCTGCCGATTTTAAAGGATTACTAAAAGCTGCTTTCTATGATCCAAATCCGGTTGTAATGTTGGAGCACAAAGGTTTGTACTGGAGCAAAGTTCCAGGAACTGAAGATGCAAAAACCATCGAACCAGCCGAAGATTATATCTTACCTTTTGGAAAAGGAAACATCACTTTAGAAGCTGATCAGTCTGAAACTGAAAAAGGCACAACAATATTGATCGTCACTTATGGAATGGGCATTTATTGGGCAAAAGAAGCTGCTAAGAATTTCGAAGGTCGAGTTGAAATTATAGATCTAAGAACCTTAATTCCTTTGGACGAAAAGTTAGTTTTCGAACGGGCAAAACTCCACGGAAAATGTTTGGTTCTTACCGAAGAGCAACTTAACAATTCCTTTGCAGAAGCATTTGCTCACCGTATTTCGAAAGAG